The following are encoded together in the Pseudomonas maumuensis genome:
- a CDS encoding cysteine desulfurase, whose protein sequence is MFQPSPWRTDFPAIAALQRQHQTYLDSAATTQKPQALLDALSHYYGHGAANVHRAQHLPGALATQAFEGTRDKLAAWLNAADSRQIVFTHGATSALNLLAYGLEHRFEAGDEIAVSALEHHANLLPWQQLAHRRNLRLVVLPVTDQGHVDLEQALQLIGPRTRLLAISQLSNVLGTWQPLAPLLAHARAQGALSVVDGAQGVVHGRHDVQQLACDFYVFSSHKLYGPDGVGVLYGRQDALALLRHWQYGGEMVQMADYQSASFRPAPLGFEAGTPPIAGVIGLGATLDYLASLDVHAVAAHETSLHQHLVRGLADREGVRLLGSPEAALASFVIDGMHNADIAHLLTEQGIAVRAGHHCAMPLLRHLGLDGAIRVSLGLYSDSDDLQRFFEALDKGLELLR, encoded by the coding sequence ATGTTCCAGCCCTCCCCCTGGCGTACCGATTTCCCGGCCATCGCCGCCCTGCAACGGCAGCACCAGACCTACCTGGACAGCGCCGCCACCACGCAGAAACCCCAGGCCCTGCTCGATGCGCTAAGCCACTACTACGGCCATGGCGCAGCCAACGTACACCGCGCCCAGCACCTGCCCGGAGCCCTGGCGACTCAGGCTTTCGAGGGCACCCGCGACAAGCTCGCCGCCTGGCTCAATGCTGCCGACTCGCGGCAGATCGTCTTCACCCATGGCGCCACTTCGGCTCTAAACCTGTTGGCCTATGGCCTGGAGCACCGCTTCGAGGCCGGAGACGAAATTGCCGTCAGCGCCCTGGAGCACCATGCCAATCTGCTGCCCTGGCAACAGTTGGCGCATCGCCGCAACCTGCGCCTGGTGGTCCTGCCGGTCACCGACCAGGGGCATGTCGACCTGGAACAGGCCCTGCAACTGATCGGCCCACGCACCCGCCTACTCGCCATCAGCCAACTGTCCAACGTACTGGGCACCTGGCAACCGCTGGCGCCGTTGCTGGCACATGCCCGTGCCCAAGGCGCATTGAGTGTCGTCGATGGCGCCCAGGGCGTGGTCCACGGCCGGCATGACGTGCAGCAACTGGCGTGCGACTTCTATGTGTTCTCCAGCCACAAGCTCTATGGTCCCGACGGGGTGGGCGTACTTTACGGCCGTCAGGATGCGCTGGCGTTGCTGCGTCACTGGCAATACGGCGGAGAAATGGTGCAGATGGCGGACTACCAGAGCGCCAGCTTCCGCCCCGCGCCACTGGGTTTCGAAGCCGGCACCCCGCCGATTGCCGGGGTGATCGGCCTGGGCGCCACCCTGGACTACCTGGCCAGCCTCGACGTACATGCCGTGGCCGCCCATGAAACCAGCCTGCACCAGCACCTGGTACGAGGCCTGGCCGATCGCGAGGGGGTTCGCCTGCTCGGCTCACCCGAGGCGGCTTTGGCCAGTTTCGTCATCGATGGCATGCACAACGCCGATATCGCCCACCTGCTGACCGAACAGGGCATCGCCGTGCGCGCCGGGCACCATTGCGCCATGCCACTGCTCAGGCACCTGGGGCTCGATGGCGCGATCCGCGTATCGCTGGGGCTGTATTCCGACAGCGACGACCTGCAGCGCTTCTTCGAGGCGCTCGACAAAGGCCTGGAGCTGTTGCGATGA
- the dapD gene encoding 2,3,4,5-tetrahydropyridine-2,6-dicarboxylate N-succinyltransferase, whose protein sequence is MSQSLFSLAFGVGTQNRQGAWLEVFYAQPVLKPSAELVAAIAPVLGYEGGNQAIAFSTAQAAQLADALKGVDAAQAALLTRLAESHKPLVATLLAEDGALASTPEAYLKLHLLSHRLVKPHGVSLAGIFPLLPNVAWTNQGAVDLAELAERQLEARLKGELLEVFSVDKFPKMTDYVVPAGVRIADTARVRLGAYIGEGTTIMHEGFVNFNAGTEGPGMIEGRVSAGVFVGKGSDLGGGCSTMGTLSGGGNIVIKVGEGCLIGANAGIGIPLGDRNTVEAGLYITAGTKVNLLDENNQLVKVVKARDLAGQTDLLFRRNSLNGAVECKTHKSAIELNEALHAHN, encoded by the coding sequence ATGTCTCAATCGCTGTTCAGCCTGGCCTTCGGTGTCGGCACCCAGAACCGCCAGGGCGCCTGGCTGGAAGTCTTCTACGCACAGCCTGTGCTCAAGCCGTCCGCCGAACTGGTCGCGGCCATTGCACCGGTCCTCGGTTATGAGGGTGGCAACCAGGCCATCGCCTTCAGCACCGCCCAGGCCGCCCAGCTGGCCGACGCGCTCAAGGGCGTCGATGCCGCCCAGGCCGCCCTGCTGACCCGCCTGGCCGAAAGCCACAAGCCGCTGGTCGCCACCCTGCTGGCAGAAGACGGCGCCCTGGCCTCCACCCCCGAGGCCTACCTCAAGCTGCACCTGCTGTCGCACCGCCTGGTCAAGCCGCACGGTGTGTCGCTGGCCGGCATCTTCCCGCTGCTGCCAAACGTCGCCTGGACCAACCAGGGCGCGGTCGACCTGGCAGAGCTTGCCGAGCGGCAACTGGAAGCACGCCTGAAAGGCGAGCTGCTGGAAGTGTTCTCGGTGGACAAGTTCCCGAAGATGACCGACTACGTGGTGCCAGCCGGCGTGCGCATCGCCGACACCGCCCGTGTGCGCCTGGGCGCCTACATTGGCGAAGGCACCACCATCATGCACGAAGGCTTCGTCAACTTTAACGCCGGCACCGAAGGCCCGGGCATGATCGAAGGCCGCGTCTCCGCTGGCGTGTTCGTCGGCAAGGGCTCGGACCTCGGCGGCGGCTGCTCGACCATGGGCACCCTGTCCGGCGGTGGCAACATCGTCATCAAGGTTGGCGAAGGCTGCCTGATCGGCGCCAACGCCGGTATCGGCATCCCCCTGGGCGACCGCAACACCGTCGAAGCCGGCCTGTACATCACCGCCGGCACCAAGGTGAACCTGCTGGACGAGAACAACCAGCTGGTCAAGGTGGTCAAGGCGCGCGATCTGGCCGGCCAGACCGACTTGCTGTTCCGCCGCAACTCGCTCAATGGCGCCGTGGAATGCAAGACCCACAAGTCGGCCATCGAACTGAACGAGGCACTGCACGCTCACAACTGA